A genomic stretch from Lathyrus oleraceus cultivar Zhongwan6 chromosome 2, CAAS_Psat_ZW6_1.0, whole genome shotgun sequence includes:
- the LOC127118826 gene encoding serine carboxypeptidase-like 20 isoform X2 gives MQNQQQQYQNAVTTTLVCSHHEYIKISLKVITAPKGSLITNVPGFNGSLPSKHYGGYVTIDESHGKNLYYYFVQSEGDSSKDPIVLWLNGGPGCSSFDGFVYEHGPFNFDKPVNGSLPKLHLNPYSWSKFPTLYIWTHPLE, from the exons ATGCAAAATCAGCAACAACAATATCAAAAT GCAGTTACCACAACCTTGGTATGCTCACATCATGAATATATCAAAATCAGTCTTAAAGTCATTACAG CGCCTAAAGGATCTCTTATAACCAATGTTCCAGGCTTCAATGGATCTCTACCTTCAAAGCACTATGGAGGGTATGTAACAATAGATGAAAGTCATGGTAAGAACTTGTATTACTATTTTGTTCAATCAGAAGGCGATTCATCAAAGGACCCTATTGTTCTATGGCTGAATGGTGGACCAGGATGTTCTAGTTTTGATGGTTTTGTATATGAACATG GTCCTTTTAATTTTGACAAACCTGTCAATGGATCCTTGCCTAAGTTGCATCTCAATCCATACAGTTGGTCCAA GTTTCCAACATTATATATTTGGACTCACCCGTTGGAGTAG
- the LOC127118826 gene encoding uncharacterized protein LOC127118826 isoform X1 — translation MGSNGEDVSQQQWRITAAQWRFHANTTASQRRLGVRIHQRRRPSVASSSSTIQWRRDRSAIRRANLDRRHRISFTLISVIILRELEPQDPAMNRGYCISQCTEKKTLISHSRDTKTIEGDDGRMTYGQCGFPTITDWKRLKV, via the exons ATGGGATCTAACGGAGAAGACGTTTCTCAACAACAATGGCGAATCACAGCGGCACAGTGGAGATTCCACGCGAACACGACCGCATCTCAACGGCGGCTTGGCGTTCGCATCCATCAACGTCGCCGTCCCTCGGTGgcttcatcttcttcaacgatCCAATGGAGACGCGATCGGAGCGCAATCCGGAGAGCGAATCTTGATCGTCGCCATCGAATCTCCTTCACTTTGATTTCAGTCATCATTCTCCGCGAATTGGAACCGCAAGATCCTGCTATGAACCGTGGCTATTGCATTTCCCAGTGTACCGAGAAGAAGACGCTAATCTCGCACTCGAGAGATACGAAAACAATCGAAGGAGATGATGGAAGAATGACTTACGGACAGTGTGGCTTTCCGACGATAACAG ATTGGAAGCGGTTGAAGGTTTGA